In Enoplosus armatus isolate fEnoArm2 chromosome 2, fEnoArm2.hap1, whole genome shotgun sequence, one DNA window encodes the following:
- the b3gntl1 gene encoding queuosine-tRNA galactosyltransferase has translation MNRGQAAAHGCFVLSDQRDGGSEADMNPPKRLRTTEHEAEAPSGGPEEARSAVDVSIVMPMHNASCWLDECLQAILHQDFPGTMELSVFDDASTDDSRKVVEGWRERLEARGISVVMAGHDSVQPRGVGYAKNKAISQSGGLYLCFQDADDVMLPQRVRLQHESSVLHPNSLIGCKVRRVPEGSTERYTRWINTVTQDQLITQVYTSHGPTVVMPTWFCSRNWFLRVGPFDEGGKGVPEDLLFFYQSIRQGGGVARVDQCLLVYRYHEKAATHSVTEETIWKLRVDFLQERVLSQWESFTIWNAGKQGRKLFRCLSSTNQKKVKAFCDVDENKIQKGFYTYEESKQRPKPKIPVLHYKDASAPFIICVKLDMTGGALEENLNSLLLKEGIDYYHFN, from the exons ATGAACCGAGGTCAGGCGGCGGCTCACGGCTGTTTCGTTCTCTCCGATCAGAGGGACGGGGGGTCAGAGGCTGACATGAACCCACCGAAGCGGCTCCGCACCACAGAACATGAAGCGGAAGCCCCGTCGGGAGGGCCGGAGGAGGCGAGGAGTGCAGTGGATGTG AGTATTGTCATGCCAATGCACAATGCGTCCTGTTGGCTGGATGAGTGTCTGCAGGCCATTTTACACCAAGACTTCCCTGGAACCATGGAGCTCTCTGTCTTTGACGACGCAAGCACT gATGACTCCAGGAAAGTGGTGGAGGGTTGGAGGGAGAGGCTGGAGGCGAGGGGCATCTCAGTTGTGATGGCCGGCCACGACTCTGTGCAACCCAGAGGAG tggGATATGCAAAAAATAAGGCAATATCTCAGAGTGGAGGACTATACTTGTGCTTTCAGGATgcg GATGACGTTATGTTGCCCCAAAGAGTTCGTCTGCAGCACGAGTCGTCTGTCCTCCACCCAAACTCT ctgattggctgtaAAGTTCGGAGGGTTCCTGAGGGATCTACTGAGCGTTACACTCGCTGGatcaacacagtcacacaggaTCAGCTCATCACACAG GTGTACACGTCTCATGGGCCCACAGTCGTCATGCCGACATGGTTCTGCTCAAGGAACTGGTTCCTGAGAGTTGGACCGTTTGACGAGGGAGGCAAG ggAGTCCCGGAGGACTTGCTCTTCTTCTACCAGAGTATTCGTCAGGGAGGGGGCGTGGCCAGAGTCGACCAGTGCCTGCTGGTGTACCGTTACCACGAGAAGGCCGCCACACACTCTGTAACGGA GGAAACCATTTGGAAGCTGCGAGTGGACTTCCTGCAGGAGAGAGTTCTCAGCCAATGGGAGAGCTTCACCATATGGAATGCTGGGAAACAGGGCCGGAAGCTGTTCCGATGCCTGAGCTCGACCAATCAGAAGAAG GTGAAGGCTTTCTGTGATGTCGACGAGAACAAGATCCAGAAAGGCTTTTACACGTATGAGGAATCCAAG CAAAGACCTAAACCAAAAATCCCAGTTCTGCACTACAAAGACGCCTCCGCCCCCTTCATTATCTGTGTTAAACTG GACATGACAGGAGGCGCTCTGGAGGAAAACCTCAACTCTTTGCTGCTAAAGGAAGGAATAGATTACTACCATTTCAACTGA
- the metrnlb gene encoding meteorin-like protein yields MLRPWAARWITAVLLCGAVAQYSSDQCSWRGSGLSHESHRRDVEQVYLRCSQGSLEWLYPTGAIIVNLRPNTEPSSGQMAGLHVCIKPYTYSQGSHVYLERAGDLTLLLAEKDHALGTVHCFSLAEGALFVEAVTQTDISRRITAFQYELVSSQGPGAHMYPYLHPGLATCKPCSDEEVLMAVCTSDFAGSGIFRGVASGTSNHSPVVVTLSRLFRQKSSLFAWSGARGRRWSGRINVPAQCRVLTGGDEYLLTGSVHFGEAWLGCAPRYKDFLKLYVTAQKAGTNPCQIDTD; encoded by the exons ATGCTCCGGCCGTGGGCTGCGCGCTGGATCACAGCTGTGCTCCTGTGTGGGGCGGTGGCACAGTACTCCAGCGACCAGTGTAGCTGGCGAGgaag TGGTTTGAGCCACGAGTCCCATCGCAGAGATGTGGAGCAGGTCTACCTGCGCTGCTCTCAGGGCTCTCTGGAGTGGCTCTACCCCACAGGAGCCATCATTGTCAACCTGCGGCCAAACACAGAGCCCTCGTCGGGACAAATGGCAGGTCTCCATGTGTGCATCAAACCCTACACTTACTCCCAG GGTTCTCATGTGTACCTGGAGCGTGCCGGGGATCTGACGCTGCTGCTGGCAGAGAAGGACCACGCTCTGGGCACAGTGCACTGTTTCAGCCTGGCAGAGGGGGCTCTCTTTGTGGAGGCCGTCACTCAGACAGACATCAGTCGGAGGATCACAGCTTTCCAGTATGAGCTGGTTTCCAGTCAGGGGCCTGGGGCACACATGTACCCATACCTGCACCCTGGTTTAG cGACCTGTAAACCCTGCTCAGATGAAGAGGTCCTCATGGCTGTGTGCACCAGCGACTTTG CTGGCAGTGGCATCTTTCGAGGTGTGGCATCAGGTACTAGCAACCACTCCCCTGTTGTGGTGACTCTGAGTCGGCTGTTCCGTCAGAAGAGCAGCCTGTTTGCTTGGAGTGGGGCCAGAGGGCGGCGTTGGAGTGGACGTATCAATGTTCCCGCACAGTGCCGCGTGCTCACTGGAGGGGACGAGTACCTTTTGACTGGCTCCGTTCATTTTGGCGAAGCCTGGCTTGGTTGCGCACCTCGCTACAAGGACTTCCTGAAGCTGTACGTCACAGCGCAGAAAGCAGGAACAAACCCCTGTCAGATAGACACAGACTGA